Proteins encoded within one genomic window of Marinobacter halotolerans:
- a CDS encoding DUF2156 domain-containing protein, translated as MTDQILSLDGIRSTDAGAFTHSERVGYLKKHGLHSQSFSTLQPGMAYFDVPGIGYIAYMRKWGGIFVLSDPVADPEQFEVILEKFHQRFPNACYIQVSKPVVDFLYRRFGLYGTQFGSESRINLKSWSLSGKKKQILRTALNQAEKNGISVKERFSDDHTREISDAWIRTRKCKSKEIRFLIRPMEMEYRENERHFYAYQDGKAVGFIYFDPIYRNNEIVSYVPNISRANADFRQGIFYTLMAHAMEVFREEGVPFLDLGLIPLSLHSETEHQESRLLKKIMHGVYEKGNFLYNFKGLEFTKSRFRGEVFKTYCCHRRSIPALEFLAMFRLTRLI; from the coding sequence ATGACGGATCAGATTCTATCGCTGGACGGCATACGATCAACCGACGCAGGTGCGTTTACCCACTCCGAGCGGGTCGGCTACCTGAAAAAGCACGGTCTGCACTCCCAGTCATTCTCTACCCTGCAGCCGGGCATGGCCTATTTCGATGTACCAGGCATCGGCTACATTGCCTACATGCGCAAATGGGGCGGGATTTTTGTTCTGTCGGACCCGGTCGCCGACCCGGAGCAGTTCGAGGTTATCCTGGAGAAATTCCATCAGCGTTTCCCCAACGCCTGCTATATTCAGGTTTCCAAGCCGGTCGTCGACTTTCTCTACCGTCGTTTCGGTCTCTATGGCACCCAGTTCGGCAGCGAATCCCGCATCAATCTGAAAAGCTGGTCGCTGTCAGGCAAGAAAAAGCAGATTCTCAGAACCGCCCTGAACCAGGCCGAAAAAAACGGAATCTCCGTCAAGGAACGCTTCAGTGATGACCACACCCGGGAAATCTCTGACGCGTGGATTCGCACCCGCAAGTGCAAAAGCAAGGAAATCCGCTTTCTGATCCGTCCCATGGAAATGGAATACCGGGAAAACGAGCGCCATTTCTACGCCTACCAGGACGGAAAAGCCGTTGGCTTTATCTACTTCGACCCGATCTATCGCAATAACGAGATCGTCAGCTACGTGCCCAATATTTCCCGGGCCAATGCGGACTTCCGTCAGGGCATTTTCTATACACTGATGGCCCACGCCATGGAAGTATTCCGGGAAGAAGGCGTGCCCTTCCTGGACCTGGGGCTGATCCCCCTGTCGCTGCACTCGGAAACGGAGCACCAGGAAAGCCGTCTGCTGAAAAAGATCATGCACGGGGTGTATGAGAAAGGAAATTTCCTCTACAACTTCAAGGGGCTGGAATTTACCAAGTCACGATTCCGGGGTGAGGTATTCAAGACTTACTGCTGTCATCGCCGTTCGATCCCGGCGCTGGAATTCCTTGCCATGTTCAGGCTGACCCGGCTGATCTGA
- a CDS encoding class I SAM-dependent methyltransferase yields MRDKYKYIGPVYDFLSNLYSGKNIHRCKTAMLDVETVKPGDRILFAGVGHGRDAIRAAELGADVTVVDLSETMLRKFGDAQQEEAPHLTIRRIHSDIMKVDDYDQYDMVVANFFLNVFDEDMMVRVLEHLIRLGKPEARIVVGDFCYPTGNIVARMFKKLYWYMAVFTFWLLANNAFHKIYNYPEHMQRLGLDVTEKKHFKLLNMNCYWSILGQKRA; encoded by the coding sequence ATGCGCGATAAATACAAATACATCGGACCGGTCTACGATTTTCTCAGCAACCTGTACAGCGGCAAGAACATCCACCGTTGCAAGACCGCCATGCTGGATGTGGAAACCGTCAAACCCGGCGACCGCATTCTCTTCGCCGGGGTAGGCCACGGCCGCGATGCCATTCGCGCCGCGGAGCTCGGCGCCGACGTCACGGTTGTCGACCTGTCGGAAACCATGCTGCGCAAGTTTGGTGATGCCCAGCAGGAGGAAGCGCCGCATCTGACTATCCGTCGCATCCACAGCGACATCATGAAAGTTGACGACTACGACCAGTACGACATGGTGGTGGCCAACTTTTTCCTGAACGTCTTTGACGAGGACATGATGGTGCGGGTTCTGGAACACCTGATCCGCCTGGGCAAGCCAGAGGCACGGATTGTCGTAGGCGACTTCTGCTACCCCACCGGCAATATCGTTGCCCGGATGTTCAAGAAGCTCTACTGGTACATGGCCGTTTTCACTTTCTGGCTGCTGGCCAACAATGCCTTCCACAAGATTTACAACTACCCCGAGCACATGCAGCGCCTTGGCCTGGATGTCACCGAAAAGAAGCATTTCAAACTGCTGAACATGAACTGCTACTGGTCAATTCTCGGGCAAAAGCGGGCCTGA
- a CDS encoding putative bifunctional diguanylate cyclase/phosphodiesterase: MTPVSIEKTPGERQAARILVVDDDPRLLKSLSSLLTQEGHDVTEAEGGRAALRVIKDHTFDLAMLDLRMPDVDGFDVMEKLSAAQADCGVIVVSGESSFAAVSRALRRGALDYIRKPFDPEELLATVHNVLSKCSLIRAHEHVSMRLEKSEELHRYIVNSSPDIVFMLDERGRFCFVNSKVESLLGYQQSELLGRHFRQILDNRDLARGTYALTGPNISAHNPRTLEVRLKTRGSRKATRHFEITAFPISPETWPQDDGEISHRSEARYYGTARDVTERKEAEAFINFQAYHDLLTRLPNRALFKDRLDLAITHARRSEQKLAVMFLDLDRFKVINDTLGHAMGDRLLQAVTHRLEQCLRKGDTLSRFGGDEFTLLLPSIHSHEDARQISRKLITALREPFQLGSHEVFVGVSIGIAIYPEAGDSMDQLIQNADIAMYHVKARGKDGYRFFSETMSVDTADRLNLERDLRLALDRDELRVFYQPQVCSTTDCVVGLEALVRWEHPEQGLLYPRDFLPLAEETKLIGRLSERVLDIACRDVGQWIRDGHKDLRLAVNLSPLQVEHPRFVSTLMDQLRVHHFPPSNLEIEITENVIMKDLEHISQKLRELANLGVRIAIDDFGTGYSSLNYIHRLPIHTLKVDQSFVKGIRSGEDEACIVNAIVAMAHGLRLEIVAEGVETDEQLAYLKNLGCHQVQGFYYGPARPKEVIEKILGQVPARAASF; the protein is encoded by the coding sequence ATGACACCTGTGAGCATCGAGAAGACTCCTGGCGAACGACAGGCAGCACGAATCCTGGTGGTTGATGACGACCCGAGGTTACTCAAAAGCCTGTCCTCACTGCTCACGCAGGAAGGCCATGACGTGACGGAAGCCGAGGGAGGCCGCGCGGCGCTCCGGGTGATCAAGGACCACACCTTCGATCTTGCCATGCTCGACCTTCGCATGCCGGACGTGGACGGCTTTGATGTCATGGAGAAACTCTCTGCGGCCCAGGCTGACTGCGGGGTGATTGTTGTCAGCGGTGAAAGCTCCTTCGCCGCGGTCAGCCGGGCCCTCCGCCGCGGCGCTCTGGACTACATCCGCAAACCCTTTGACCCCGAAGAACTGCTGGCCACCGTACACAATGTTTTGAGTAAGTGTTCGCTGATCCGTGCCCACGAGCACGTCAGCATGCGGCTGGAAAAATCTGAGGAACTGCACCGCTATATCGTTAACAGCTCGCCGGATATCGTGTTCATGCTCGACGAGCGGGGCCGCTTCTGTTTCGTGAACAGCAAGGTCGAAAGCCTGCTTGGATATCAGCAGTCTGAACTTCTGGGGCGGCACTTTCGTCAGATCCTCGACAACCGTGATCTGGCCCGGGGCACCTATGCCCTCACCGGCCCCAATATTTCCGCCCACAACCCCAGAACCCTTGAGGTACGGCTGAAAACCCGTGGCAGCCGCAAGGCCACGCGACACTTTGAGATTACCGCGTTTCCCATATCTCCCGAGACCTGGCCCCAGGACGACGGAGAGATCAGCCACCGCAGCGAAGCGCGCTACTATGGCACCGCCCGGGACGTTACCGAACGCAAGGAGGCCGAGGCCTTTATCAACTTCCAGGCCTACCATGACCTGCTAACTCGACTCCCCAACCGGGCTCTGTTCAAGGACCGTCTGGATCTCGCCATTACCCACGCACGCAGAAGCGAACAGAAACTGGCGGTGATGTTCCTGGACCTGGACCGTTTCAAGGTGATCAACGATACCTTGGGGCATGCCATGGGCGACCGACTCCTTCAGGCAGTCACCCATCGCCTTGAGCAGTGCCTGCGCAAGGGCGACACCCTGTCCCGCTTTGGCGGCGATGAATTCACATTGCTGCTGCCGTCGATCCACAGTCATGAAGACGCCCGCCAGATTTCCAGAAAGCTGATCACCGCCCTGCGCGAGCCGTTCCAGCTCGGCAGTCACGAAGTGTTCGTTGGCGTCAGCATTGGCATTGCCATCTACCCCGAGGCCGGGGATTCCATGGATCAGCTGATTCAGAACGCCGACATCGCCATGTACCACGTCAAGGCGCGGGGAAAGGACGGTTACCGATTCTTCTCAGAGACCATGTCGGTCGATACGGCCGACCGCCTCAACCTGGAGCGGGATCTGCGGCTGGCGCTGGATCGTGATGAACTGCGGGTTTTCTACCAACCCCAGGTGTGCTCCACCACCGATTGCGTAGTCGGTCTGGAAGCTCTGGTGCGCTGGGAACATCCGGAACAGGGCCTGCTCTATCCTCGGGACTTCCTGCCCCTGGCGGAAGAGACCAAACTGATCGGGCGCCTCAGTGAACGGGTTCTGGATATTGCCTGCCGCGACGTTGGTCAGTGGATCCGGGACGGCCACAAGGACCTGCGGCTTGCGGTCAATCTTTCGCCCCTACAGGTTGAACACCCGCGGTTTGTCAGCACCCTGATGGACCAGCTTCGCGTGCATCATTTCCCGCCGTCAAACCTGGAAATCGAGATCACGGAAAACGTGATCATGAAAGACCTGGAGCACATCAGTCAGAAGCTGCGGGAACTCGCTAACCTGGGTGTGCGTATTGCAATTGATGATTTTGGCACCGGCTATTCGTCACTGAACTATATCCACCGCTTGCCCATCCACACCCTCAAGGTGGACCAGTCCTTCGTCAAAGGCATCCGCAGCGGCGAAGACGAGGCCTGTATCGTCAACGCTATTGTTGCCATGGCTCACGGCCTGCGCCTGGAAATTGTGGCCGAAGGCGTGGAAACTGATGAACAGCTGGCCTATCTGAAAAATCTCGGATGCCATCAGGTGCAGGGTTTTTACTACGGCCCGGCCCGGCCGAAAGAGGTCATTGAAAAAATCCTGGGTCAAGTACCCGCCCGCGCTGCTTCTTTCTGA
- a CDS encoding HDOD domain-containing protein, with translation MEIAPDIQLPSLPEVTLRALEACHQEESYRTISEIVSADTALVSRILALANSSLYGAYTQIRSIDQALLRLGTHRFHTLVLTAALRQILYELGADQWQQLRDFWRHSLTTAMTARALATLTRYPEPDQAFMLGMLHNVGELIALKTPPGDIQQYYFDHQSEIAAKLVSDWGLGPMASDAMLYQQALPADIRDAGHLVKLISLATRLAQSDAAGIAAAGTIFGLNEELTREINRRIDQEVEGVAKSLGIPLSADYDARASHEKLKQTVLRQAMATQALDLSPLQDSTQACLAATVTSLTLITGLPSLYFGGTDNELTLYSASNGEPADLSVSASPASSLLTEAYTTIAPLILGDREPSVLDRQLMNLLHAPSLVALPVTGGDRCAGVFIIGTDTEGAQQAEEIGRLFCFQLSRVLSDLQAGAENRQDAMTDELAQQAIRRQVHEVSNPLTIIRQYIYQLRNRLDDTDVHQQLDVIREELDRAGDLLLQIGKSWHNPSAGHSEDCDLNEELKVLRDLLEDGLFSDEKKTLSLQLCEDPTTIAAPAAIVRQIVINLVRNAAEALDDMTDGGKVSIRSVAPVWQSNRTWVELEVSDTGEGLSPDIQRNLFSPVKSTKGRGHGGLGLSVVKQLVDDMEGIVNCRTGSAGTAFRVLFPMADKNKVAEE, from the coding sequence ATGGAAATCGCTCCTGACATCCAGCTTCCCAGTTTGCCGGAGGTAACCCTTCGTGCCCTGGAAGCCTGTCATCAGGAGGAAAGTTATCGCACCATCAGCGAAATCGTTTCTGCCGATACGGCCCTGGTATCACGCATTCTGGCTCTGGCCAACTCTTCTCTCTACGGCGCCTATACCCAGATACGATCCATTGATCAGGCGCTACTGCGCCTGGGTACTCACCGTTTTCATACCCTCGTATTGACGGCGGCGCTGCGTCAGATTCTCTACGAACTGGGAGCTGACCAGTGGCAGCAACTGCGGGATTTCTGGCGGCACTCCCTCACTACCGCCATGACCGCACGGGCCCTGGCCACCCTGACCCGCTACCCCGAGCCGGACCAGGCCTTCATGCTGGGCATGTTGCACAACGTTGGTGAGCTGATTGCCCTGAAAACACCGCCGGGCGATATCCAGCAATACTATTTTGACCATCAGTCGGAAATCGCCGCCAAGCTGGTGAGTGACTGGGGCCTTGGCCCCATGGCTTCCGATGCCATGCTTTACCAGCAGGCACTGCCCGCAGACATCCGCGATGCCGGCCACCTGGTGAAGCTGATCAGCCTGGCGACAAGGCTGGCCCAGTCAGATGCCGCCGGGATTGCAGCCGCCGGCACTATTTTCGGACTAAACGAAGAGCTGACCCGGGAAATCAACCGCCGCATTGATCAGGAAGTCGAGGGGGTTGCCAAGTCTCTGGGGATCCCTCTTTCAGCGGATTATGACGCCCGCGCCTCTCATGAGAAACTCAAACAGACGGTTCTGCGCCAGGCCATGGCAACACAGGCCCTTGACCTGTCTCCGCTGCAGGACAGCACCCAGGCATGTCTCGCCGCAACGGTCACCAGCCTGACGCTGATCACCGGCCTGCCCTCACTCTATTTTGGTGGCACGGATAATGAGTTGACCCTGTATTCCGCCAGCAACGGCGAACCCGCAGACCTGAGCGTCAGTGCCAGCCCTGCCAGCAGCCTGCTGACCGAAGCCTACACAACCATCGCCCCGCTCATTCTGGGCGACCGGGAGCCCAGCGTTCTCGACCGCCAGTTGATGAACCTGTTGCATGCTCCCTCGCTGGTGGCGCTACCGGTAACCGGGGGCGATCGATGCGCCGGCGTGTTCATCATCGGCACCGACACCGAGGGGGCGCAGCAGGCAGAGGAAATCGGCCGGCTATTCTGCTTTCAGCTATCCCGGGTACTGAGCGATCTTCAGGCAGGTGCCGAAAACCGTCAGGACGCCATGACCGACGAACTGGCGCAACAGGCGATCCGCCGTCAGGTTCATGAAGTCAGTAATCCGCTGACCATCATCCGCCAGTATATCTACCAGTTGCGTAACCGACTGGACGACACCGATGTGCACCAGCAACTGGACGTCATCCGTGAAGAACTGGACCGCGCCGGTGACCTGCTGCTACAGATCGGCAAGAGCTGGCACAATCCGAGCGCCGGGCACTCGGAAGACTGCGATCTCAATGAAGAACTCAAGGTTCTGCGGGACCTGCTGGAAGACGGACTGTTCAGCGACGAAAAAAAGACTTTGAGCTTACAACTGTGCGAAGATCCAACAACAATCGCAGCGCCCGCGGCCATTGTCCGACAGATCGTTATCAACCTGGTTCGCAATGCTGCCGAGGCTCTGGACGATATGACAGACGGTGGTAAGGTAAGTATTCGTAGCGTTGCGCCGGTGTGGCAAAGTAATCGCACCTGGGTCGAGCTGGAAGTATCAGATACCGGAGAGGGCCTGTCCCCCGACATACAGAGAAACCTTTTCTCTCCGGTTAAAAGTACCAAAGGCCGGGGCCATGGAGGCCTGGGTCTGAGCGTTGTGAAACAACTTGTGGATGACATGGAGGGCATCGTTAACTGCCGCACAGGAAGTGCGGGAACGGCATTCAGAGTGCTGTTTCCGATGGCAGATAAAAACAAAGTGGCTGAAGAATAG
- a CDS encoding AAA family ATPase gives MTDRTSAPQARRQPRTLAITGGKGGVGKTSVALNLALTLARDGSKVLLLDGDTDLANVSIMLGRYPQRTLADVMAGTSSLEDVIMTAEYGIHIIPGASGVDQCVDMEAADSLRVLKALSQLEKRYDYVITDTASGLQATGMHMIAAAELACVVVTPDPASLTDAFSLIKLLIRRGYRRTPSILVNMAQGASQARTVFQRLEGAAQRHLGISLHYLGGIWRDETLRQSVLNQRPVALLPESDPSCRQFRSLSDMLNVRFRQISPKKAGVAAYWYRVSGKGKVAEPSAVSEPSAGSEPSASTQSAPTSSEPEAVAESDIQACQRLIGDLSELIAASGDASLLRYEAFNRFFALLGRTMDEDTVEILQTGLASLPWENLNQDQRRQFATHLRHLAREVEPVSAAARASAPTPPAASSRQEPYYDRISFGEQSRLIRALKEQPSDITLDQLLRSLSRDDRDRN, from the coding sequence ATGACGGATCGCACTTCAGCCCCACAGGCTCGCAGGCAGCCCAGGACGCTGGCCATTACCGGTGGCAAGGGCGGCGTGGGCAAAACCTCTGTGGCGCTGAACCTCGCACTGACTCTGGCCCGCGACGGGTCGAAAGTTCTGCTGCTGGACGGCGACACGGACCTTGCCAATGTCAGCATCATGCTGGGGCGCTACCCGCAACGTACACTAGCTGATGTGATGGCCGGTACCAGTTCGCTGGAAGACGTCATAATGACGGCGGAATATGGCATTCATATTATTCCCGGCGCCTCCGGGGTCGACCAGTGCGTTGATATGGAGGCTGCAGACAGCCTGCGGGTGCTGAAGGCACTGTCTCAACTTGAAAAGCGCTATGACTATGTGATCACCGATACCGCCTCCGGCCTTCAGGCCACTGGTATGCACATGATTGCAGCGGCGGAACTGGCTTGCGTGGTGGTCACGCCGGATCCGGCTTCACTGACCGATGCGTTTTCACTGATCAAGCTGCTGATTCGCCGAGGCTACCGCCGTACACCCAGCATTCTGGTGAATATGGCCCAGGGAGCCAGTCAGGCGCGAACCGTTTTTCAGCGTCTTGAAGGGGCGGCCCAGCGACACCTTGGCATTTCGCTGCATTATCTGGGCGGTATCTGGCGGGATGAAACCCTCCGCCAGTCTGTTCTTAATCAGCGTCCTGTGGCGCTGCTGCCCGAATCCGATCCCTCCTGCCGCCAGTTCCGCAGTCTCTCGGACATGCTGAATGTGCGCTTCCGGCAGATCTCTCCCAAGAAGGCAGGTGTCGCCGCCTACTGGTACAGGGTGTCCGGCAAGGGCAAGGTGGCAGAGCCTTCAGCTGTATCAGAGCCTTCAGCTGGATCGGAGCCTTCAGCAAGCACCCAGTCCGCTCCGACATCATCCGAGCCCGAGGCGGTTGCCGAATCGGATATTCAGGCCTGCCAGAGACTGATCGGGGATCTGAGCGAATTGATCGCCGCCAGTGGCGATGCATCATTGCTGCGTTATGAGGCGTTTAACCGGTTTTTTGCACTCTTGGGGCGCACCATGGATGAGGACACGGTTGAAATCCTTCAGACCGGTTTGGCCTCTCTGCCGTGGGAAAATCTCAACCAGGATCAGCGCCGCCAGTTCGCGACCCACCTGCGCCATCTTGCCAGGGAGGTCGAGCCGGTTTCAGCTGCCGCCAGGGCGTCAGCGCCGACACCACCTGCCGCATCCTCGCGTCAGGAGCCCTACTACGATCGCATCAGCTTTGGCGAGCAGAGCCGCCTGATCAGGGCCCTGAAGGAACAGCCTTCCGACATCACGCTGGATCAGCTTCTGCGATCCCTCTCCAGAGACGACAGGGACCGAAACTGA
- a CDS encoding fatty acyl-CoA reductase gives MANKQTTSGESASGVLEQLSGKHVLITGTTGFLGKVVLEKLIRAVPEIGGIHLLIRGNRNHSDARSRFLNEIATSSVFDRLRHEDNDAFESFMDSRIHCITGEVTEPRFGMDTAAFKKLAGNIDAFVNSAASVNFREELDKALQINTLCLNNVAALADLNPDMAVIQVSTCYVNGKNSGQVTESVIKPAGEAIPRSTNGYYEIEELVHLLEDKIADVRARYSGKALEKKLVELGIREANQYGWSDTYTFTKWLGEQLLMKALAGRSLTILRPSIIESALEEPAPGWIEGVKVADAIILAYAREKVSLFPGKRSGIIDVIPVDLVANGIILSMAEALAVPGKRRIYQCCSGSSNPLSLGEFIDHVMAEARHHHDDYQQLFYRKPTKPFLAVNRRLFDMVVGGLRVPLSFADRALRLTGQNRELKMLKNLDTSRSLATIFGFYTAPDYIFRNDSLLALASRMGELDRLLFPIDARQIDWSLYLRKIHIGGLNRYALKERKVYSLRSAKTRKKAA, from the coding sequence ATGGCGAATAAACAGACCACCTCTGGGGAATCAGCCTCAGGCGTTCTGGAGCAACTGAGCGGTAAACACGTGCTGATTACCGGCACTACCGGCTTTTTGGGCAAGGTTGTGCTGGAGAAGCTGATCCGGGCAGTACCGGAGATCGGCGGCATTCACCTGCTGATCCGTGGCAACCGGAATCACAGTGATGCCCGCAGCCGCTTCCTCAACGAAATTGCCACCTCGTCTGTTTTCGATCGCCTGCGGCACGAAGATAACGATGCCTTTGAGTCCTTCATGGATTCCCGAATCCATTGTATAACCGGCGAGGTTACCGAACCCCGCTTTGGAATGGACACAGCCGCATTCAAAAAGCTGGCCGGCAACATTGACGCCTTTGTTAACTCTGCCGCCAGCGTCAATTTTCGTGAAGAACTCGACAAGGCCCTTCAGATCAACACGCTCTGCCTCAACAACGTGGCAGCTCTGGCCGATCTGAACCCGGACATGGCCGTCATCCAGGTGTCCACCTGCTACGTCAATGGCAAGAATTCCGGCCAGGTCACCGAGTCCGTCATCAAGCCCGCCGGCGAAGCCATTCCCCGCAGCACCAACGGCTACTACGAGATTGAAGAGTTGGTACATCTGCTGGAGGACAAGATCGCCGACGTTCGGGCCCGCTATTCCGGGAAGGCTCTGGAGAAAAAGCTGGTGGAACTGGGTATCCGTGAGGCCAACCAATATGGCTGGAGTGATACCTACACCTTTACCAAGTGGCTGGGCGAGCAGTTGTTGATGAAGGCGCTGGCCGGCCGGTCACTGACCATCCTGCGCCCGTCGATTATCGAGAGCGCCCTGGAAGAGCCGGCGCCGGGCTGGATTGAGGGCGTCAAGGTGGCCGATGCCATCATCCTTGCCTATGCCCGCGAGAAAGTGTCGTTGTTCCCGGGCAAGCGCAGCGGCATCATTGATGTGATACCGGTGGACCTGGTCGCCAACGGCATCATCCTGTCTATGGCAGAAGCGCTGGCGGTCCCCGGTAAACGGCGCATCTACCAGTGCTGCAGCGGAAGTTCCAACCCACTCTCGTTGGGTGAGTTCATTGATCATGTCATGGCGGAAGCCAGGCACCACCACGACGATTACCAGCAGCTGTTTTACCGTAAGCCCACCAAGCCGTTTCTCGCGGTCAATCGCCGGCTGTTCGATATGGTGGTCGGAGGACTTCGCGTGCCCCTCTCTTTTGCCGATCGGGCGTTGCGGCTGACGGGCCAGAACCGGGAGCTGAAAATGTTGAAGAACCTGGACACCAGTCGTTCACTGGCGACCATTTTTGGATTCTACACAGCGCCTGACTACATCTTCAGAAACGATTCATTGCTGGCGCTGGCCTCGAGAATGGGAGAGCTGGACCGTCTGCTATTCCCGATCGATGCCCGCCAGATTGACTGGTCTCTGTATCTGCGAAAGATCCATATCGGTGGTCTGAATCGCTATGCTCTGAAAGAGCGGAAAGTCTACAGCCTCCGCTCCGCAAAAACTCGCAAAAAAGCGGCCTGA
- the acs gene encoding acetate--CoA ligase: MTAKQVYPVSPEVAKRALVNQEQYEEMYRQSVEDPETFWGEHGKRIDWIKPYSKVKNTTYDYDNLSIKWFEDGQLNAAANCLDRHLEKRGDKTAIIFEGDDPADSRHVTYRELYEETCKFANVLKSQGVKKGDVVTIYMPMVVETGVAMLACARIGAIHSVVFGGFSPEALGARIANGKSRFVITADEGVRGGRKIPLKKNVDAALTKEDAAKVDTVIVVKRTGADVPWKDGRDEYYENLMKGASTDCPAEPMNAEDPLFMLYTSGSTGAPKGVLHTTGGYMVFTSMTHEYVFDYHEDDVYWCTADFGWVTGHSYILYGPLANGAVTVLFEGVPNYPDTSRMGQVVDKHQVNILYTAPTAIRALMAEGEHCMDGTKRDSLKLMGSVGEPINPEAWEWYHRVIGNSKCPIVDTWWQTETGGILISPLPGATDLKPGSATKPFFGVKPALVDNEGKQLEGKAEGNLVILDSWPGQMRTIFGDHERFKQTYFSTYPGMYFTGDGARRDEDGYYWITGRVDDVLNVSGHRLGTAEVESALVAHNKVAEAAVVGYPHDIKGQGIYVYVTLVHGEEPSEELRKELVQWVRQEIGPIASPDVIQWAPGLPKTRSGKIMRRILRKIASNEHDQLGDTSTLADPGVVDDLISGRENS; this comes from the coding sequence ATGACTGCTAAACAGGTGTATCCGGTTAGCCCGGAGGTTGCAAAACGGGCGCTGGTCAATCAGGAGCAGTATGAAGAAATGTACCGCCAGTCGGTTGAAGACCCGGAAACCTTCTGGGGCGAACACGGCAAGCGGATCGACTGGATCAAGCCCTACAGCAAAGTCAAAAACACCACGTACGATTACGACAACCTCTCCATAAAATGGTTTGAAGACGGCCAGCTGAACGCTGCGGCAAACTGTCTTGACCGTCACCTGGAAAAGCGCGGTGATAAAACCGCCATTATCTTTGAAGGCGACGACCCCGCTGATTCGCGGCACGTGACCTATCGCGAGCTTTATGAAGAAACCTGCAAGTTTGCCAATGTGCTGAAAAGTCAGGGTGTCAAAAAGGGCGATGTGGTGACCATCTACATGCCCATGGTGGTGGAAACCGGCGTCGCCATGCTGGCCTGTGCCCGCATAGGTGCCATCCACTCGGTGGTGTTCGGCGGTTTCTCGCCGGAAGCTCTGGGTGCCCGGATTGCCAACGGCAAGTCCCGGTTCGTAATAACCGCGGATGAGGGTGTTCGCGGTGGTCGCAAGATTCCGCTCAAAAAGAATGTGGACGCTGCGCTGACCAAAGAAGATGCCGCCAAGGTGGACACGGTTATCGTGGTCAAGCGCACCGGCGCTGACGTGCCCTGGAAAGACGGCCGCGACGAATACTACGAAAACCTGATGAAAGGCGCCTCCACCGACTGCCCGGCCGAGCCTATGAACGCGGAAGACCCACTGTTCATGCTGTATACCTCTGGCTCTACCGGCGCGCCGAAAGGTGTTCTGCACACCACCGGTGGCTACATGGTGTTCACCTCCATGACCCACGAATACGTGTTCGACTATCATGAAGACGATGTGTATTGGTGTACCGCCGACTTTGGCTGGGTGACCGGCCACAGTTACATTCTTTACGGGCCTCTGGCCAATGGCGCGGTTACCGTACTATTCGAGGGCGTACCCAACTATCCGGATACCTCACGGATGGGTCAGGTAGTCGACAAGCACCAGGTGAATATCCTCTACACGGCGCCAACGGCAATCCGTGCGCTGATGGCAGAGGGTGAACACTGTATGGACGGCACTAAACGGGACAGCCTGAAGCTGATGGGTTCGGTTGGCGAGCCCATCAACCCGGAAGCCTGGGAGTGGTACCACCGGGTCATTGGTAACAGCAAGTGCCCGATTGTGGACACCTGGTGGCAGACCGAAACCGGCGGCATCCTGATCTCGCCGCTTCCGGGCGCCACTGACCTGAAGCCCGGTTCCGCTACCAAACCGTTTTTTGGTGTTAAGCCCGCTTTGGTAGATAACGAAGGCAAGCAGCTGGAAGGCAAGGCGGAAGGCAATCTGGTCATTCTGGACAGCTGGCCGGGCCAGATGCGCACTATTTTCGGCGACCATGAGCGCTTCAAGCAGACCTATTTCAGTACCTATCCGGGCATGTACTTTACCGGTGACGGTGCCCGCCGCGACGAAGACGGCTATTACTGGATTACCGGTAGGGTAGATGACGTGCTGAACGTCTCAGGCCATCGCCTGGGTACCGCCGAGGTCGAAAGTGCCCTGGTGGCGCACAACAAGGTCGCCGAGGCGGCGGTTGTTGGCTATCCTCATGACATTAAGGGACAGGGCATCTATGTCTATGTCACCCTTGTTCACGGTGAGGAACCCAGTGAGGAGCTTCGCAAGGAGCTGGTGCAGTGGGTTCGGCAGGAAATCGGCCCGATCGCGTCACCGGACGTAATCCAGTGGGCTCCGGGCCTGCCGAAAACCCGGTCCGGCAAAATTATGCGGCGCATTCTGCGAAAGATTGCGTCAAACGAACACGATCAACTGGGGGATACCTCCACACTCGCGGATCCGGGCGTGGTTGATGATCTGATCAGTGGCCGTGAAAACTCTTGA